One genomic window of Ruegeria sp. THAF33 includes the following:
- a CDS encoding bifunctional aspartate transaminase/aspartate 4-decarboxylase has translation MAETLDLHKFENLSPFQIKDELIKLAQRESRQMALPYLNAGRGNPNWIATKAREAFFLLGQFAMTEAQRHRNEPQVGLAGMPQGPGCYERLKAYCAETSEKNGPPGADTLVAVVDFAIEKFGFTADDFVLELTDGIIGDHYPMPDRCLEHNEAIVHEYVMWAMCAGHRPDAKFDIYAVEGGTAAMCYIFKALKNQRLLNAGDTIALGTPIFTPYLEMPVLEDYGLNTVDVSSAEEDHFQLNDNDFELLADPKVKALFLVNPGNPSSVAISPEVMTRLVDFVKTRRPDLIILTDDVYGTFVPDFQSVMGHLPENTIGVYSYSKYFGCTGWRLGAILVAENNIFDKMIAEAPDETKAVVNARYESLTPDPSSFKFIDRIVADSRDVALNHTAGLSVPQQVMMTLFSLVELMDQEKVYQKFCWGILKHRFDELVDGLGVEVADNPLFDKYYGIIDFEFWLRKYVGEDVVEWIKENVHPLDISFKLAQDHGIVLLNGSGFDAPNWSARVSFANLDDSAYRQIGRAVRAVAVGYVQAYRASKGLPLHG, from the coding sequence ATGGCAGAAACGCTGGACCTGCATAAGTTCGAGAACCTAAGTCCTTTCCAGATCAAAGACGAACTCATAAAGCTGGCGCAGAGGGAGTCGCGCCAAATGGCACTGCCATATTTGAACGCAGGGCGCGGCAACCCGAATTGGATCGCTACCAAGGCGAGAGAGGCGTTCTTCCTTTTGGGTCAGTTCGCGATGACCGAGGCACAGCGACATCGCAATGAACCACAAGTTGGACTAGCCGGTATGCCACAAGGGCCGGGATGTTACGAACGGCTCAAGGCATACTGCGCCGAAACGTCGGAAAAAAACGGTCCTCCAGGTGCAGATACTTTGGTGGCCGTGGTGGATTTTGCGATTGAAAAATTTGGTTTCACAGCAGACGATTTCGTACTCGAATTGACCGACGGTATCATTGGCGACCACTACCCGATGCCGGACAGGTGCTTGGAACACAATGAGGCGATCGTCCACGAATACGTGATGTGGGCGATGTGCGCAGGCCATCGGCCCGACGCAAAGTTCGATATCTACGCAGTAGAGGGCGGAACTGCTGCGATGTGCTATATTTTCAAAGCGCTCAAGAACCAGCGGTTGCTTAATGCAGGCGACACAATTGCATTGGGCACGCCGATCTTCACGCCTTATCTGGAAATGCCGGTGCTTGAAGATTACGGGTTGAATACTGTGGATGTGTCTTCTGCTGAAGAAGATCATTTTCAACTTAACGACAACGATTTTGAACTGCTGGCCGATCCCAAAGTCAAAGCGCTGTTCTTGGTCAACCCAGGGAATCCATCCTCTGTCGCGATCAGCCCCGAAGTCATGACCCGACTTGTGGACTTCGTAAAGACCCGCCGTCCTGACCTGATCATATTGACAGATGATGTCTACGGCACATTCGTACCCGACTTTCAATCGGTGATGGGACATCTTCCTGAAAATACGATCGGGGTTTACTCCTACTCGAAGTATTTTGGTTGCACGGGCTGGCGTCTGGGCGCAATTCTGGTGGCCGAGAACAACATCTTTGACAAGATGATTGCTGAGGCACCGGACGAGACCAAAGCTGTGGTGAACGCCCGGTATGAATCGCTGACCCCCGACCCGTCCTCGTTCAAGTTCATTGATCGGATTGTCGCCGACAGCCGGGATGTCGCACTAAATCACACTGCGGGTCTGTCGGTGCCACAACAAGTGATGATGACATTATTCTCGCTTGTTGAATTGATGGACCAAGAGAAAGTTTATCAGAAATTCTGTTGGGGTATCTTGAAGCACCGTTTTGATGAACTGGTCGATGGATTGGGCGTTGAAGTCGCCGACAACCCGTTGTTCGACAAGTATTATGGCATCATAGATTTCGAGTTCTGGCTGCGGAAATACGTCGGCGAAGATGTGGTCGAATGGATCAAGGAAAACGTTCACCCGTTGGATATCTCGTTCAAACTGGCGCAGGACCACGGAATCGTGCTGTTGAACGGGTCCGGTTTTGATGCGCCCAACTGGTCTGCACGCGTGTCTTTCGCCAATTTGGACGACAGCGCCTATCGCCAGATCGGTCGCGCTGTACGGGCTGTGGCCGTTGGATATGTGCAGGCTTATCGCGCGTCAAAAGGATTGCCGTTGCACGGTTAA
- a CDS encoding Fur family transcriptional regulator: MTSDTNPASVDEAAPVGFQEHDHQSCVKTALVSAEARCKGEGLRLTPVRRKVLEMLLQEHRALGAYAILDRLREEGFGSQPPVAYRALDFLVQNGFVHKIERLNAFVACSHPGASHSPAFMICRKCDAVAEAQSMPAKGVLGAAARAAGFEIERTVVEAEGLCPDCTEKA, from the coding sequence ATGACAAGCGATACGAACCCTGCCTCTGTCGATGAGGCGGCCCCGGTCGGGTTTCAGGAACATGACCATCAGAGTTGCGTCAAAACTGCGTTGGTATCCGCCGAGGCGCGCTGCAAGGGCGAGGGGCTGCGCCTGACGCCGGTTCGCCGCAAGGTCTTGGAAATGCTGCTGCAAGAGCATCGGGCCCTTGGTGCCTATGCAATTCTTGACCGCCTGCGAGAGGAAGGGTTCGGGTCTCAACCTCCGGTCGCCTATCGGGCGCTTGATTTCCTTGTTCAAAACGGCTTCGTTCACAAGATCGAGCGGCTGAATGCATTCGTTGCCTGCTCTCACCCCGGCGCGTCGCATTCGCCGGCATTCATGATTTGCAGAAAGTGCGATGCCGTTGCCGAGGCGCAGTCCATGCCGGCCAAAGGTGTTCTGGGTGCCGCTGCGCGCGCAGCGGGTTTCGAGATCGAGCGAACGGTTGTAGAAGCCGAGGGACTTTGCCCCGACTGCACCGAAAAGGCCTGA
- the paaB gene encoding 1,2-phenylacetyl-CoA epoxidase subunit PaaB, translating to MNTEWPLWEIFIRGQHGMSHRHVGSLHAPDAEMAIKNARDVYTRRNEGVSIWVVEANNISASSPSDKGPLYEPSESKVYRHPTFFDIPDEVGAM from the coding sequence ATGAATACCGAATGGCCCCTGTGGGAAATCTTCATCCGCGGTCAGCATGGGATGAGCCACCGACATGTCGGTTCGCTACATGCCCCTGACGCGGAAATGGCAATCAAGAACGCGCGCGACGTCTACACCCGCCGCAACGAAGGCGTCTCGATCTGGGTGGTCGAAGCCAACAATATCTCGGCGTCATCGCCCAGCGACAAAGGCCCGCTGTACGAACCAAGCGAAAGCAAGGTGTACCGGCACCCGACCTTCTTCGACATTCCCGATGAAGTGGGGGCAATGTGA
- the paaA gene encoding 1,2-phenylacetyl-CoA epoxidase subunit PaaA, giving the protein MYAQMVESEASNEDPDKLAEFQARIDADIKIEPKDWMPHGYRKTLIRQIGQHAHSEIVGQLPEGNWITRAPTLERKAILLAKVQDEAGHGLYLYCAAETLGVSRDELTEMLLDGRMKYSSIFNYPTLNWADIGAVGWLVDGAAIMNQVPLQRTSYGPYSRAMIRICKEESFHQRQGYDAIRKMAEGTPEQRKMAQDAMNRFWYPSLMMFGPSDKDSVHSAQSMAWKIKINTNDELRQKFVDQTVPQAEYLGLTIPDPDLKWNEERGHYDFTEPDWSEFFDVIKGNGPCNVDRLAARNKAWDDGKWVRDGLLAHARKKKAGNLAAE; this is encoded by the coding sequence ATGTATGCTCAGATGGTAGAATCCGAAGCATCGAATGAAGATCCGGACAAGCTTGCTGAATTCCAGGCGCGGATCGATGCGGATATCAAGATCGAGCCCAAGGACTGGATGCCTCACGGGTATCGCAAGACGCTGATCCGTCAGATTGGTCAGCACGCTCATTCCGAGATTGTGGGTCAATTGCCCGAAGGCAACTGGATCACGCGCGCGCCGACACTGGAGCGGAAGGCGATCCTTCTCGCCAAGGTGCAGGACGAGGCCGGGCATGGTCTTTACCTGTATTGTGCCGCCGAAACGCTGGGTGTCAGCCGCGATGAGCTGACCGAGATGCTGCTGGATGGCCGCATGAAATACTCGTCGATCTTCAATTACCCGACCTTGAACTGGGCCGATATCGGTGCCGTCGGGTGGCTGGTTGACGGCGCGGCGATCATGAACCAGGTGCCGCTGCAAAGAACGTCCTACGGGCCGTATTCGCGCGCGATGATCCGCATCTGCAAGGAAGAAAGCTTTCACCAGCGCCAGGGGTACGATGCCATTCGCAAGATGGCCGAAGGCACGCCGGAACAGCGCAAGATGGCCCAGGATGCGATGAACCGTTTCTGGTACCCGTCACTGATGATGTTTGGCCCGTCCGACAAGGACTCGGTGCATTCGGCTCAGTCGATGGCGTGGAAGATCAAGATCAACACCAATGACGAGCTGCGCCAGAAATTCGTCGACCAGACCGTGCCGCAGGCTGAATATCTGGGCCTGACGATCCCTGACCCGGATCTGAAGTGGAACGAAGAGCGGGGGCATTACGACTTTACGGAACCCGACTGGTCCGAGTTCTTTGACGTGATCAAAGGCAACGGCCCCTGCAACGTGGACCGGCTGGCCGCGCGCAACAAGGCATGGGACGACGGCAAGTGGGTCCGTGACGGGCTGTTGGCCCACGCCCGCAAGAAAAAGGCCGGCAATCTGGCTGCTGAATAA
- a CDS encoding zinc ABC transporter substrate-binding protein, with translation MSRKLLPVSITVALMGGTAIADVPNVAVDIAPIHSLVSRVMDGVGTPALIVAPGASPHEYNLRPSEAAALQDADLVFWVGEDLTPWMESAIETLADSATVTSLLDADGTVLLEFRESAVFEAHDHGGEDEHDHDDEHIEDDRHDHDDHEHGHDDHAKDDDHEHDHDDHAKDDDHEHDHDDHAKDDDHDHEEHADQDKHDEHHDHAHGAHDPHAWLSPANAETWLNLIAAQLSSADPDNAGAYFANAAAARAEMAALSEQVAETLGPVRGGSFVVFHDAYQYFEDAFDFPAAGAISIADASDPSPARIAEIQTRIREEGINCVLAEPQFNPGIVKTVLDGTEAKTGVIDPLGSDLEPGAGLYPQVILNMAKTLAECL, from the coding sequence ATGTCCAGAAAGCTTCTTCCAGTTTCGATCACGGTTGCATTGATGGGAGGAACGGCCATTGCGGACGTTCCGAACGTCGCGGTCGATATCGCACCGATCCACTCGCTCGTTTCCCGGGTTATGGACGGCGTCGGAACACCGGCCCTGATCGTCGCACCAGGTGCCTCGCCTCATGAATACAACCTGCGCCCGTCCGAGGCGGCCGCATTGCAGGATGCCGATCTGGTGTTCTGGGTAGGAGAAGACCTGACACCTTGGATGGAAAGTGCCATCGAAACCCTTGCCGACAGTGCGACGGTCACGTCCCTTCTTGACGCGGATGGTACGGTTCTTCTGGAGTTCCGCGAAAGCGCTGTTTTCGAGGCACACGATCATGGCGGCGAAGACGAACATGATCATGATGATGAGCACATCGAAGACGACCGGCACGATCATGATGATCATGAACATGGTCACGACGACCATGCAAAGGATGATGACCACGAGCATGATCACGACGACCACGCCAAGGATGATGATCACGAGCATGATCACGACGACCACGCCAAGGATGATGATCACGATCACGAAGAACATGCCGATCAAGACAAGCATGATGAGCATCATGATCACGCGCATGGCGCGCACGACCCACATGCGTGGCTTTCACCGGCAAATGCAGAAACCTGGCTGAATCTGATCGCCGCGCAGCTGTCGTCTGCCGACCCGGACAATGCAGGTGCATATTTTGCCAATGCCGCAGCCGCGCGCGCTGAAATGGCCGCGCTGTCTGAACAAGTGGCCGAGACGCTTGGACCGGTACGCGGAGGAAGCTTCGTCGTGTTCCACGACGCCTACCAGTATTTCGAGGATGCATTTGACTTTCCAGCCGCAGGTGCGATTTCCATCGCCGACGCCTCGGACCCGAGCCCGGCTCGTATCGCCGAGATTCAAACCCGTATCCGCGAAGAGGGTATCAACTGCGTTCTCGCCGAGCCGCAATTCAACCCCGGTATCGTCAAAACCGTGCTAGACGGGACCGAGGCGAAAACGGGCGTAATCGATCCGCTGGGCTCTGATCTGGAACCCGGAGCCGGTCTCTACCCGCAAGTTATTCTCAACATGGCAAAAACTCTGGCCGAGTGTCTCTGA
- the paaD gene encoding 1,2-phenylacetyl-CoA epoxidase subunit PaaD produces the protein MRVSTDQIWSWLDAVPDPEIPVISVVDLGIVRDVRWDADTLVVTVTPTYSGCPATSIISMDIETALRDHGIGDLRIETSISPAWTTEWLSEKGRAKLEDYGIAPPQPAGGPDRCPHCGSKAVEKVSQFGSTPCKAHWRCADCLEPFDYFKCI, from the coding sequence ATGCGGGTCTCGACTGACCAGATATGGAGCTGGCTGGATGCCGTGCCCGATCCCGAAATCCCGGTGATCTCCGTCGTGGATTTGGGCATTGTGCGCGATGTGCGCTGGGACGCTGACACGCTGGTCGTAACCGTCACGCCAACGTATTCCGGTTGCCCGGCGACATCCATCATTAGTATGGATATCGAAACCGCCCTGCGCGATCACGGCATCGGGGATCTGCGCATAGAAACCAGCATTTCACCCGCCTGGACCACAGAGTGGCTCAGCGAAAAAGGCCGCGCCAAGCTGGAAGATTATGGCATTGCGCCGCCGCAACCCGCAGGCGGCCCGGATCGCTGCCCCCATTGCGGCAGCAAAGCAGTCGAAAAGGTCAGCCAATTCGGCTCGACCCCGTGCAAGGCCCATTGGCGCTGCGCGGACTGTCTGGAACCCTTTGACTATTTCAAGTGCATCTGA
- a CDS encoding metal ABC transporter ATP-binding protein, with protein sequence MTLVSVENLSVRYGSNTVLSHVDMAVEPGEIVTIVGPNGSGKTSLLRAIIGATRPSAGHVSLKPGLKIGYVPQKLHVDPTLPISVERFMRLTDRVSGRQCVEALEKAGVPDLLKRQMSQLSGGQFQRVLLARALINQPDLLLLDEATQGLDQRGSASFYQQIEAVRRETGCAILMISHELHVVMSASDRVICLNGHVCCEGSPAVVASAPEYRALFGTGTGGALALYRHEHDHHHDHDANPQEAAE encoded by the coding sequence ATGACGCTCGTCTCGGTCGAGAATCTCAGTGTTCGCTATGGTTCAAACACTGTTCTGAGCCATGTGGACATGGCTGTCGAACCCGGCGAGATCGTCACCATCGTCGGGCCGAACGGGTCGGGCAAAACCAGCCTGTTGCGCGCCATCATCGGTGCGACCAGGCCAAGTGCCGGGCATGTATCGCTGAAACCCGGATTGAAGATCGGGTACGTGCCGCAGAAACTGCACGTGGATCCCACGTTGCCAATCTCGGTCGAGCGATTCATGCGACTGACCGACCGTGTCTCCGGCCGTCAGTGTGTCGAGGCATTGGAAAAAGCGGGCGTCCCGGATCTGTTGAAACGTCAGATGTCGCAACTGTCCGGCGGGCAGTTTCAGCGTGTGTTGCTGGCGCGGGCGCTGATCAACCAGCCTGACCTTCTGCTGCTGGATGAGGCAACCCAGGGGCTGGACCAGCGCGGATCAGCGAGTTTCTATCAGCAGATTGAGGCCGTGCGCCGCGAAACCGGATGTGCAATCCTGATGATCAGTCACGAATTGCACGTGGTCATGAGCGCCTCGGACCGGGTGATTTGTCTGAACGGCCATGTGTGCTGTGAAGGATCGCCGGCGGTGGTCGCTTCGGCACCGGAATACCGGGCCTTGTTCGGAACGGGAACAGGCGGAGCGCTTGCCCTGTACCGGCACGAGCATGATCACCATCACGACCATGATGCAAATCCTCAGGAAGCGGCGGAATGA
- a CDS encoding 2Fe-2S iron-sulfur cluster-binding protein produces the protein MARFHDLKVTDIHKTIRDAVVVTLEPVNGAAEQFDFAAGQYLTFRREFDGEELRRSYSICAGKDDGVLQVGIKRVEGGAFSSWANEELNIGDVVQAMPPMGNFHVPIDAGAEKQYLGFAGGSGITPVLSILKTTLAREPKSRFTLIYANKGINTIMFREELEDLKNLYMGRLNVIHILETDAQEIDLFTGLVTQEKCRELFKHWIDVKNADTAFICGPEPMMLGIAAALREHGLEDSQIKFELFASAQPGRARRKTDAADAGTQANQTSASITLDGATQTVTLPKDQSILDAALENAMDAPYACKAGVCSTCRCRVLEGEVEMLANHALEDYEVEKGYVLSCQAYPVTDRVVVDYDQ, from the coding sequence ATGGCACGTTTTCACGACCTGAAAGTCACCGACATCCACAAAACCATCCGCGATGCGGTTGTCGTTACGCTTGAGCCCGTTAACGGCGCAGCGGAACAGTTCGACTTCGCCGCCGGCCAGTACCTGACGTTCCGGCGCGAATTCGACGGTGAAGAACTGCGCCGCTCCTACTCCATCTGTGCCGGCAAGGATGACGGTGTTCTTCAGGTTGGCATAAAACGTGTCGAGGGTGGCGCATTCTCAAGCTGGGCAAATGAAGAGCTCAACATAGGTGACGTCGTGCAGGCGATGCCGCCCATGGGCAATTTCCATGTACCCATCGATGCGGGTGCGGAAAAACAATACCTTGGCTTCGCCGGCGGATCGGGGATCACGCCTGTTCTGTCGATCCTCAAAACCACATTGGCGCGCGAACCCAAATCCCGATTTACGCTGATCTATGCCAACAAGGGCATCAACACGATCATGTTCCGCGAGGAACTGGAGGATCTGAAGAACCTCTATATGGGTCGGCTGAACGTCATCCACATTCTGGAAACCGACGCGCAGGAGATTGACCTGTTTACCGGTCTGGTAACGCAGGAAAAATGCCGCGAGCTGTTCAAGCACTGGATCGATGTCAAGAATGCAGACACCGCATTCATCTGCGGACCAGAGCCGATGATGCTGGGTATTGCCGCCGCTCTGCGGGAACACGGACTTGAGGACAGCCAGATCAAGTTCGAACTCTTCGCAAGCGCCCAGCCGGGTCGGGCCAGGCGCAAGACAGACGCCGCCGACGCAGGCACGCAGGCAAACCAGACCAGTGCTTCGATCACACTGGACGGTGCGACGCAGACCGTCACCTTGCCGAAGGATCAGTCCATTCTGGATGCCGCCCTGGAAAATGCCATGGACGCGCCTTACGCCTGCAAGGCCGGGGTCTGTTCAACCTGCCGCTGCCGTGTTCTTGAGGGCGAAGTCGAGATGCTCGCCAATCACGCGCTGGAAGATTACGAGGTCGAAAAAGGTTACGTGCTGAGTTGTCAGGCTTACCCGGTGACCGACCGCGTGGTCGTGGACTACGACCAGTAA
- the paaC gene encoding 1,2-phenylacetyl-CoA epoxidase subunit PaaC, which translates to MTRDEAFLQFLLRMGDNTLILGHRVSEWCGHAPVLEEDIALANTALDLIGQTQMWLGLAGEADGGKSADDLAFLRDAWDFRNVLLVEVPNGDFGRTLMRQFLFDAWHSIMLGRLMASSDERVAAIAAKASKEVTYHLERSGDTVVGLGDGTEESHARMQDALDYLWPYVGEMFASDEVDAQMVAAGIAPNPADLREEYDALVERVLNQATLTIPESRFAHKGGRDGRMHTEHLGHLLTQMQWLQRAYPGAKW; encoded by the coding sequence ATGACCCGGGATGAGGCATTTCTGCAATTCCTGCTGCGGATGGGGGACAACACACTGATCCTCGGGCATCGTGTCAGTGAGTGGTGCGGCCATGCGCCGGTTCTGGAAGAAGACATAGCGCTGGCCAACACCGCGCTGGACCTGATTGGCCAGACCCAGATGTGGCTGGGCCTTGCGGGAGAGGCCGATGGTGGCAAAAGCGCCGACGATCTGGCTTTCCTGCGCGACGCCTGGGATTTCCGCAACGTGTTGCTGGTCGAGGTGCCGAACGGCGATTTCGGCCGTACGCTGATGCGTCAATTCCTGTTCGATGCGTGGCACTCGATCATGCTGGGGCGCCTGATGGCTTCCTCGGACGAGCGGGTCGCGGCAATCGCCGCCAAGGCCAGCAAGGAAGTGACCTACCATCTGGAACGTTCGGGCGACACGGTTGTCGGGCTTGGTGATGGAACCGAGGAAAGCCATGCCCGGATGCAGGATGCTCTGGATTACCTGTGGCCCTATGTGGGCGAGATGTTTGCCAGCGACGAGGTGGACGCCCAGATGGTCGCCGCAGGGATCGCTCCGAATCCGGCGGATTTGCGAGAGGAATACGACGCTCTGGTTGAGCGGGTCCTCAATCAGGCAACTCTGACCATTCCGGAAAGCCGTTTTGCCCATAAAGGCGGCCGCGACGGGCGCATGCATACCGAACATCTGGGCCATCTGCTGACGCAGATGCAATGGCTGCAACGCGCCTATCCCGGAGCAAAGTGGTAA
- a CDS encoding Phenylacetic acid catabolic protein: MTDAMTLDSYLAAGGVLTNPTNVPPRYRAELMKLMATFVDSELAGAAGFADVINQGPGIKERIAAAKIVLEKTDHADRVLKIMGEFGADTDRYATHHPWTARLDRKADIGATRSEHDMRLAVFNYPISGWTDAVVMNLLMSRAVAEQLAEFSTVSYQPLAEAFRQIAPIEAHHGELALEGAVKLVENGASQDMQDAVDYWWPRVAVSFGRDDPNRFEHLRSLGLRHSTNAALRERWARSADEALKQLGLKSPS; encoded by the coding sequence ATGACCGACGCCATGACACTTGACAGCTATCTGGCCGCAGGCGGAGTGCTGACCAATCCGACCAACGTACCGCCGCGTTACCGCGCCGAGCTGATGAAACTGATGGCTACGTTTGTAGACAGCGAACTCGCAGGTGCCGCAGGCTTTGCTGATGTCATCAACCAGGGCCCCGGCATAAAGGAACGCATCGCGGCGGCGAAGATCGTGTTGGAAAAGACGGACCATGCGGATCGGGTTCTGAAAATCATGGGTGAGTTCGGCGCCGACACGGATCGTTATGCCACGCATCACCCGTGGACTGCCCGGTTGGATCGAAAAGCGGATATCGGCGCGACCCGCAGCGAACATGACATGCGGCTTGCGGTGTTCAATTATCCGATTTCCGGTTGGACTGATGCCGTCGTCATGAACCTGCTGATGAGCCGTGCCGTGGCAGAGCAACTGGCGGAGTTCTCGACCGTCTCTTACCAGCCACTGGCCGAGGCTTTTCGGCAGATCGCACCGATCGAGGCGCATCACGGCGAACTGGCGTTGGAAGGCGCTGTGAAGTTGGTTGAAAACGGAGCGTCGCAAGACATGCAAGACGCTGTGGACTATTGGTGGCCACGCGTAGCAGTGTCTTTCGGGAGGGATGACCCGAACCGATTTGAGCATCTGAGATCACTTGGTTTGCGCCATAGCACCAACGCTGCCCTTCGGGAACGTTGGGCTCGGTCAGCGGACGAAGCTCTGAAACAGTTGGGTTTGAAATCACCCTCATAG
- the aspT gene encoding aspartate-alanine antiporter — MELISEQLRTFPIMALFLCLGLGYGVGKFRVGKFELGGIAGTLLVAVLVGQIGGINLSTDVQNIFFSLFIFMVGYNGGPQFFAALNRTALTKLLAAFMMTVWGLFFVVVVARLAGLDKGLAAGLAAGGLTQSAIIGTAGNAIDLLGLAADEAEKLKTNIAVGYSVTYIFGSIGPILAVSVIPIIMRVDLRKEAIKLAQKLSGGGRKLEEGEFLPMNRFNARAYQVGSDASIAGKSVKSIENTYDGDLIVEKILHEGAPLDPKPDMIISPGDVIVVSGLVTTLTRFEGSASGEIGEYPPELTVVEERRNVVVTNRKLTGKTLAELREALTADQRRGVHISKITRMGHEVPVLQNTEIHAGDEICIVGHKDDLNRAAKEAGYVPPLASATNFIALGIGVAIGYLIGEISFVIAGTKVSLGSGLGCLVTGLIIGYLRIRRPKIGGINHGAANFLQSFGLAVFVGVVGLNAGKPALEAIQQYGVTLLLLGVLVTMMPMIVQFPINYYVLRIKNPVEACAVVTGSRSGNPGFATLLEKAGNSTPTPAFTMTYAVANIFLTLWGPLVVAFVP; from the coding sequence ATGGAATTGATTTCTGAGCAGCTTCGTACCTTCCCGATTATGGCGCTGTTTCTTTGTCTGGGCTTAGGTTATGGCGTTGGAAAGTTCAGGGTCGGCAAGTTCGAACTTGGTGGCATCGCCGGAACCCTTTTGGTGGCCGTTCTTGTAGGTCAAATCGGGGGCATTAACCTGAGCACCGATGTCCAGAATATTTTCTTCTCTCTCTTCATTTTTATGGTCGGCTATAATGGTGGCCCTCAATTTTTTGCAGCTCTGAACCGAACCGCACTTACCAAGTTACTGGCTGCATTTATGATGACTGTCTGGGGACTTTTCTTTGTGGTGGTCGTCGCCCGTTTGGCTGGGTTGGACAAAGGGTTGGCCGCCGGGCTGGCTGCAGGAGGGCTTACGCAATCCGCAATCATTGGTACCGCTGGAAATGCCATCGACCTGCTTGGGCTGGCCGCTGACGAAGCGGAAAAGCTCAAAACCAACATCGCCGTGGGATATTCAGTCACTTACATCTTCGGCTCGATCGGGCCAATTTTGGCGGTGAGTGTCATTCCAATCATAATGCGCGTGGATCTGCGTAAAGAGGCGATTAAGCTGGCCCAAAAACTCAGCGGGGGTGGCCGCAAACTGGAAGAAGGCGAGTTCCTCCCAATGAACCGCTTTAACGCCCGTGCCTATCAGGTAGGTTCCGACGCCTCGATTGCAGGAAAGTCAGTTAAATCCATCGAAAACACTTACGACGGCGACCTGATCGTCGAGAAAATTCTGCATGAAGGTGCGCCGTTAGATCCCAAACCGGACATGATTATCAGCCCAGGAGACGTCATCGTTGTATCGGGGCTTGTTACAACCCTGACCCGGTTCGAAGGTAGTGCAAGCGGAGAAATTGGTGAGTACCCACCTGAATTGACGGTAGTGGAAGAACGTCGAAATGTTGTTGTCACTAATCGGAAACTGACAGGTAAAACTCTTGCCGAATTACGCGAAGCCCTGACAGCCGATCAACGACGCGGCGTTCACATCTCAAAAATTACCCGAATGGGTCACGAAGTGCCGGTGTTGCAAAATACCGAAATTCATGCAGGCGATGAGATCTGCATCGTCGGCCACAAAGACGACTTGAACCGAGCGGCAAAAGAGGCGGGATACGTACCGCCATTGGCTTCGGCCACAAATTTCATCGCGCTGGGGATTGGTGTGGCAATTGGCTATTTGATTGGCGAAATCAGCTTCGTGATCGCTGGAACCAAAGTGTCGCTCGGCTCGGGCCTTGGGTGCCTCGTGACAGGGTTGATAATCGGGTATTTGCGTATTCGCCGACCAAAGATCGGCGGGATCAACCATGGGGCCGCAAATTTTCTGCAGAGTTTCGGATTGGCGGTATTCGTCGGGGTTGTTGGTTTGAATGCCGGTAAACCTGCTCTGGAAGCAATTCAACAGTACGGCGTTACCCTGCTTCTGTTGGGAGTCCTGGTCACAATGATGCCAATGATTGTTCAATTCCCTATTAACTACTATGTCTTGCGCATCAAAAACCCGGTCGAAGCCTGCGCGGTTGTTACCGGGTCCCGGTCCGGGAACCCGGGGTTTGCCACGTTGCTTGAAAAGGCAGGGAACTCCACTCCCACGCCAGCGTTCACCATGACCTATGCGGTTGCAAATATCTTTTTGACGCTCTGGGGCCCGCTCGTTGTGGCGTTCGTACCGTAA